TTCTTCGTTGCGGCTGGTCGACCACCCTTTGCGTCATGATCTGGCCGCAGAAGCGCATGCGCGGCCGTTTGATCCGGTCAGTGCGCCCAGTCAGATCAGCTATATCGCCTTTTTGAACCGTAATCTTTCGCTGGAGCAAGAGCATTGTCTGCTTGCGCAGTTGTGCGCGGAGTACGAAGCGCCCACGCCGGACGAAACGCAGATTCATTATTCGGTGGATGTCGGCGTCATGCGTATCAAATGGGCGCGGCATTCAGAATTCTCGTCCTACACCTTTACGCGGCCGGGCTGGGTGGCCGAGCCCTTTGAACGCCCCGCGCTGACTACCGTGCCGGCGGGCTGGTTGCAGCAGTTGCCCGGCCAGGTGCTGGTGGCTGCGCACGCTGCACTGGTGGCGGAGCATGACGCGCCGGAGAGCACGACAGATGCCGCACAGCTGTTCTTTGCCGGTCAGGACTTGATTGGCTCAGAGATCGGTGAAGGCGCGGCACGCGTGCTGACTGATTTTCGTATCCACAGTGACGGCTTTTCGCGCTATTTGCTGGTGGATCGTCATATGGGGCAACGCCAGGCCGGCCGCATGCTGCAGCGGCTGTTCGAGATCGACACCTATCGCATGATGGCTTTTCTGGCGTTGCCACTGGCCAAGAGCATTGCGCCGGAACTGGCGCAGGCCGATCGTGAACTGGCCGAGTTGACCAATGCCATGACCGAAGCCCGGCTGGCCGATGAACCGCAGGTACTGGACCGCCTCACGCAACTGGCGGCGCGGGTGGAACGGGCGCTGTCGATGACGGACTACCGTTTTTCGGCGTCCCATGCCTATTACGACATCGTACAGCGGCGGATTGAAGAACTGCGCGAGGTGCGCATTCAGGGCATTCAGCCGTTTCATGAGTTCACCGAGCGCCGCCTGCGGCCGGCCATGGATACCTGCCAGTCGGCCGCGGCGCGTCAGCGCACGCTGGCCGAACGCGTGAACCGGGCCTCTGCCCTGCTGCGTACGCGGGTGGATATCTCAAGAGAGCGGCAGAACCAGGCGCTGTTAAGTTCGATGGACCGGCGTGCCCATTTGCAATTACGGCTGCAGGAAACGGTGGAGGGGCTGTCGATTGCCGCGATCACCTATTACGCAGTGGCGTTGATCGGGTATCTGGCCAAGGGCCTGAAGGTGGCGGGCGCCGCCATCAGCCCAGAGCTGGTCATGGCCAGCGCGGTGCCGCTGGTAGCGGGCGCGGTGTATCTGGCTGGGCGCAAATTGCGGCAACGGCTGGCGGCGGAAAACCACCCTTAGCCGCCAACCCGGGTGTTCTCACAAAGGCGTTACCCCGACAGGTAACGCCTTTGTTGTCTTATCTGAGCAACTGGGGTGGCTGTCACCGGTGTTGGCAACTAGAATCAATTTTGATCTGTTCATGATTTGACTGACACCCGCCGCCATGAAGCTTTATACCTCCCTGACCAGCCCGTACGGCCGCAAGGTACGGATTGTTTGCCTCGAGAAACGGATCGAGATGCAACTGGTTGAAGTCACGACCGGCG
This is a stretch of genomic DNA from Silvimonas iriomotensis. It encodes these proteins:
- a CDS encoding DUF3422 family protein, encoding MLVLDAPSSLRLVDHPLRHDLAAEAHARPFDPVSAPSQISYIAFLNRNLSLEQEHCLLAQLCAEYEAPTPDETQIHYSVDVGVMRIKWARHSEFSSYTFTRPGWVAEPFERPALTTVPAGWLQQLPGQVLVAAHAALVAEHDAPESTTDAAQLFFAGQDLIGSEIGEGAARVLTDFRIHSDGFSRYLLVDRHMGQRQAGRMLQRLFEIDTYRMMAFLALPLAKSIAPELAQADRELAELTNAMTEARLADEPQVLDRLTQLAARVERALSMTDYRFSASHAYYDIVQRRIEELREVRIQGIQPFHEFTERRLRPAMDTCQSAAARQRTLAERVNRASALLRTRVDISRERQNQALLSSMDRRAHLQLRLQETVEGLSIAAITYYAVALIGYLAKGLKVAGAAISPELVMASAVPLVAGAVYLAGRKLRQRLAAENHP